A region from the Acidobacteriota bacterium genome encodes:
- the trxA gene encoding thioredoxin has translation MASDKVKVFTDGDFDNTVRQAQTPVLVDFWAEWCGPCRRLAPTVDALADEYQGKVTVGKLNVDENPATAEKFNIRGIPTLLLFNGGQMVEQVVGLAEKDRLKKIIDKYV, from the coding sequence ATGGCATCCGATAAGGTGAAGGTCTTTACCGACGGCGATTTCGACAACACGGTCAGGCAGGCGCAGACCCCGGTGCTCGTCGACTTCTGGGCGGAGTGGTGCGGTCCCTGCCGGCGCCTGGCCCCGACCGTGGACGCGCTCGCCGACGAATACCAGGGCAAGGTGACGGTCGGGAAACTGAACGTGGACGAGAACCCGGCGACGGCCGAGAAGTTCAACATCCGCGGCATTCCCACGCTCCTGCTGTTCAACGGGGGGCAGATGGTGGAGCAGGTGGTCGGCCTCGCGGAGAAGGACCGGCTGAAGAAGATCATCGACAAGTACGTGTAA